A portion of the Bdellovibrio bacteriovorus genome contains these proteins:
- a CDS encoding pentapeptide repeat-containing protein: MEYTTVTEQDWTRLRTEQGEEFSNYHFEEINFTEENLKGVLFIDCKFSNCSLANTSLQNVVLRGVIFENCNLMGINWTDLRKGGDFNLYGCKLDYGCFQALDLRGKIFENCSIKEADFSQSNLSKANFSGSNLSGTSFNNVNIEKSDFRNCHHYFIDPRLAKMKEAKFSFPEALVLLQALGIEVEM; this comes from the coding sequence ATGGAATACACGACCGTGACCGAACAAGACTGGACGCGCCTACGCACAGAGCAAGGTGAAGAATTTAGCAATTATCACTTTGAAGAAATAAATTTCACCGAAGAAAATCTTAAAGGTGTTCTTTTCATTGACTGCAAGTTTTCAAACTGTAGCCTGGCCAACACTTCTTTGCAGAATGTCGTCCTACGTGGCGTCATATTTGAAAACTGCAATTTAATGGGAATTAATTGGACGGATCTACGTAAAGGTGGCGATTTCAACCTTTATGGCTGTAAGCTGGATTATGGATGTTTTCAGGCTCTCGATTTGCGGGGCAAAATTTTTGAAAATTGCTCCATTAAAGAAGCCGACTTCTCCCAATCAAATCTTTCGAAAGCTAATTTCTCTGGCTCTAATCTGTCCGGAACTTCATTTAACAATGTGAACATCGAGAAAAGTGATTTTAGAAACTGCCATCACTATTTTATTGATCCCCGCCTGGCAAAGATGAAAGAGGCGAAGTTTTCTTTTCCCGAGGCCCTCGTTCTTTTGCAGGCCCTCGGGATTGAAGTAGAAATGTAG
- a CDS encoding SDR family NAD(P)-dependent oxidoreductase — MKKIAIVTGANRGLGLATSEALIQRGFKVIMAMRSPDKAQKELNVLKMKGADIVPMKLDVSQEKSINDFVETIKKEYGFVDVLINNAGILIDSDDGGNASVFKTKASTIQKTFNTNTIGPFLLTQKIFPMMKQEGYGRIVNVSSGMAQLSESQTASAAYRLSKTALNMVTNLFASEVGDADICVNAISPGWVRTDMGGPHADRSVEQGIKGIIWAATLPKGGPNGTFTRDGEKIPW; from the coding sequence ATGAAAAAGATCGCCATCGTTACCGGAGCCAATCGTGGTTTAGGACTAGCAACTAGTGAAGCCCTGATTCAGCGGGGATTCAAAGTTATCATGGCTATGCGCAGCCCGGATAAGGCGCAAAAAGAATTAAACGTCTTAAAAATGAAGGGGGCTGACATCGTTCCGATGAAGCTGGATGTCTCGCAAGAAAAAAGTATTAATGATTTTGTTGAAACTATCAAAAAAGAATATGGTTTTGTCGATGTACTGATTAATAATGCGGGCATCTTGATTGATAGCGATGACGGTGGAAATGCATCGGTTTTTAAAACTAAAGCTTCCACCATTCAAAAGACCTTTAATACCAATACCATTGGGCCTTTCTTACTGACTCAAAAGATCTTTCCGATGATGAAACAAGAAGGTTACGGACGTATCGTCAACGTTTCTAGCGGCATGGCGCAGTTGTCGGAATCTCAAACCGCATCGGCGGCCTATCGCCTTTCTAAGACGGCTTTAAACATGGTGACGAATCTTTTTGCGTCGGAGGTAGGTGATGCGGATATCTGCGTGAACGCGATTTCACCGGGCTGGGTGCGCACCGATATGGGAGGCCCGCATGCGGATCGTTCGGTTGAACAAGGGATTAAAGGAATTATTTGGGCGGCGACCTTACCTAAAGGCGGGCCCAACGGAACCTTCACTCGCGATGGCGAAAAGATTCCTTGGTAG